The Paenibacillus sp. YPG26 genome includes a window with the following:
- a CDS encoding putative quinol monooxygenase — MIIIHAHMQIQPQQEVVFLDAAKQLIAATRNEEGNISYDLVRSTEREHHYTMIELWQDEAATAAHNTSAHFQTFVQQAPEFMAAPMKVDVFAGEAVQR, encoded by the coding sequence ATGATTATCATTCACGCACACATGCAGATCCAACCGCAACAGGAAGTCGTTTTTCTGGATGCTGCCAAACAACTGATCGCCGCAACACGTAATGAGGAAGGCAATATCAGCTATGACCTTGTGAGAAGCACAGAACGCGAGCATCACTATACGATGATTGAGCTGTGGCAGGATGAAGCCGCTACGGCTGCCCATAATACCAGTGCGCATTTCCAGACCTTTGTCCAGCAGGCTCCTGAATTCATGGCTGCACCGATGAAGGTGGATGTATTCGCGGGAGAGGCTGTTCAGCGTTAA
- a CDS encoding zinc-binding dehydrogenase, which yields MKVVMIDHPGGPGSLKLQTKPDLQPAPGMLTIDVAYAGVGYFEVLLSRGEFSAAYPMPLTPGLEVSGYVRAIGEGVKGFHVGQPVASMTLHHLGGFASIANVRPDLTVPLDQLEAEVDLATAAASIVNVTTAYLAIQEVHRLRAGDSVLVHAAAGGLGSFLGQMAKRLGAGKVFGTVGSPGKIELAASLGYDELFLRSDFVEHTLRATGHKGVHAVFDPVGGDMRKQSLDVLRPLGQMVVVGNASGEEDVGHSFNQMWFSNRQYAGFTLGGYSDSNPVETGTAAREALNMLAKKEIHAQIQGVYPLEDAAEALALLEKGATVGKLVLKI from the coding sequence ATGAAAGTTGTTATGATAGATCATCCCGGAGGACCGGGGAGCCTGAAGCTTCAGACAAAGCCGGATTTGCAGCCGGCTCCGGGCATGCTTACCATTGACGTTGCTTATGCAGGTGTGGGATATTTCGAAGTGCTGCTAAGTCGCGGCGAATTCAGTGCCGCTTATCCTATGCCGCTCACACCGGGCTTGGAAGTATCGGGATATGTGCGTGCGATCGGGGAGGGCGTGAAGGGCTTCCATGTTGGGCAGCCCGTTGCCTCCATGACCCTGCATCATCTGGGCGGCTTTGCCTCCATAGCGAACGTACGGCCGGATCTAACCGTTCCTCTCGATCAGTTGGAAGCCGAGGTGGACCTTGCTACAGCAGCTGCCTCGATTGTGAATGTGACAACTGCTTACCTGGCTATACAAGAAGTACATAGATTAAGAGCGGGAGATAGTGTGCTTGTTCACGCAGCGGCAGGCGGACTAGGCAGCTTCCTGGGCCAGATGGCGAAGCGCCTGGGGGCAGGGAAGGTATTTGGAACCGTAGGCAGCCCCGGCAAGATAGAGCTCGCTGCATCCCTTGGATATGACGAATTATTTCTCCGGTCCGACTTTGTGGAGCACACCCTCCGGGCCACCGGACATAAGGGTGTTCATGCTGTCTTTGACCCAGTTGGGGGAGATATGCGTAAGCAAAGCCTAGACGTGCTTCGCCCTCTGGGACAAATGGTTGTCGTAGGAAATGCTAGTGGTGAAGAGGATGTAGGGCATTCTTTCAATCAGATGTGGTTCTCCAACCGTCAGTACGCGGGCTTTACCCTGGGTGGATACAGCGACAGCAACCCAGTGGAGACGGGGACAGCAGCACGTGAAGCATTAAATATGCTGGCAAAAAAAGAAATTCATGCACAGATTCAAGGCGTGTACCCTCTGGAGGATGCGGCCGAAGCCCTTGCTCTACTTGAAAAGGGAGCTACAGTCGGAAAGCTTGTATTGAAAATATAA